A single genomic interval of Vicia villosa cultivar HV-30 ecotype Madison, WI unplaced genomic scaffold, Vvil1.0 ctg.000605F_1_1, whole genome shotgun sequence harbors:
- the LOC131629756 gene encoding uncharacterized protein LOC131629756, which yields MKPPSQSVKTKDSPKKVKPTPNDNSTTLAPCYCEHVYKLFPDSPTPKSQKSQKSSNKIARISKPPLTPIPPKIEFIEEMLILPKIPFIKQMSVFMHKYIERIVNVTEDRNCGYRAISALIGNGEDSHTLVSHQFIQELKTHKDSYTRLYGEEVKSEKVHEAIVPLLDAYAPVSKWMRFPEMEHFIACIYDRVCIDLTRYGFFRSTLYHL from the coding sequence ATGAAACCGCCTTCTCAATCGGTTAAGACAAAGGATTCTCCGAAGAAGGTGAAGCCTACACCAAATGACAACTCGACTACACTGGCTCCTTGTTATTGTGAACACGTCTATAAACTTTTTCCCGACTCACCGACTCCTAAAtctcaaaaatctcaaaaaagttcAAACAAAATAGCTCGCATAAGCAAACCGCCTCTGACACCTATTCCACCGAAAATTGAATTCATCGAAGAGATGCTTATTCTACCAAAAATTCCATTCATCAAACAAATGTcggtttttatgcacaaatacatcgAGCGGATCGTCAATGTTACGGAAGACAGGAATTGCGGTTACAGGGCCATCTCGGCGTTGATTGGTAATGGAGAGGATAGTCATACGCTTGTATCTCATCAATTTATCCAAGAGTTGAAGACGCATAAAGACTCGTACACGCGGTTATATGGAGAGGAAGTTAAATCTGAAAAGGTGCACGAAGCTATTGTTCCTTTGTTGGACGCTTACGCACCAGTGTCAAAATGGATGAGATTCCCGGAAATGGAACATTTTATTGCATGCATATATGATAGGGTGTGCATTGACTTGACGCGATACGGGTTTTTCCGCTCCACACTGTACCACCTATAA
- the LOC131629757 gene encoding protein FAR1-RELATED SEQUENCE 5-like, with protein sequence MAHPDNISRELVPLVDVSLNVEGVVVKAVDVGGGFNNKKEFDDRESMLTWIRRIAINLGFSVVIGRSNNGTTRRNAFVTMLCEKSEKYHSPLMKFKRDETGSRKYECPFKICCYMLTSKKWRFSVIYDLHNHDLCSKLQGRPSVCRLKPEEKTCISDMSLNLVQPKNILVTLKRKEPDIWYHNNKVIKGDRSEMQQLLKLLDDNKYVSRYRTCDDGVTVRDIFWTRPDSIKLFNTFSTMLILDSTYRTNKYRLPLFEMVGVTSIEKTYAVCQSLLKEQVEMPEAIVTDRDTTLMNEVAKMKLDEPIRMNEVSPHWKRLSFDDDGCIEGEN encoded by the exons ATGGCGCATCCTGATAATATCTCAAGAGAATTAGTTCCTTTAGTCGATGTTTCTCTGAATGTTGAAGGGGTAGTCGTAAAGGCGGTAGATGTCGGCGGTGGCTTTAATAACAAGAAAgagtttgatgatcgtgaaagcatgctCACATGGATTCGTAGGATTGCAATTAACCTTGGTTTTAGTGTGGTAATAGGAAGATCGAATAATGGTACGACAAGAAGAAACGCTTTCGTAACAATGTTGTGCGAAAAAAGCGAGAAATACCATTCTCCTCTAATGAAGTTTAAAAGGGACGAAACGGGTAGTAGAAAATatgagtgtccatttaaaatctGTTGTTATATGTTGACTAGCAAGAAGTGGAGATTTAGTGTTATTTATGAtttgcataaccatgatttgtgCTCAAAATTACAAGGTCGTCCTAGTGTATGTCGGCTCAAACCggaagagaagacatgtattagtgacatgtccttgaatcttgtccaaccAAAAAATATACTTGTCACATTGAAACGGAAGGAACCTGACATCTGGTACCACAATAATAAGGTGATTAAGGGAGATAgaagtgagatgcaacaactgttgaaattgttggatgataacaaatacgTGTCACGGTACAGAACTTGTGACGATGGAGTTACGGTtcgagatattttttggactcgtCCGGATTCGATAAAGTTATTCAACACGTTTTCGACAATGCTCATTCTCGATTCTACCTACAGGACCAACAAGTATAGACTTCCGTTATTTGAGATGGTCGGTGTTACATCCATCGAGAAGACATACGCG GTGTGTCAGTCACTTTTGAAGGAACAAGTCGAGATGCCGGAGGCAATTGTTACAGACCGCGATACCACGTTGATGAATGAGGTGGCAAAG ATGAAACTAGACGAGCCAATAAGAATGAACGAAGTTAGCCCTCATTGgaaaagacttagttttgatgatgatggctGCATCGAAGGAGAAAATTGA